A stretch of the Oxyura jamaicensis isolate SHBP4307 breed ruddy duck chromosome 4, BPBGC_Ojam_1.0, whole genome shotgun sequence genome encodes the following:
- the FABP2 gene encoding fatty acid-binding protein, intestinal isoform X1 yields the protein MISQFINSLCKAQLLHGSPPTDRKMAFNGAWKIDRNENYEKFMETMGVNIMKRKLGAHDNLKITIQQDGNKFLVKESSNFRTIDIEFTLGVSFEYSLADGTELTGSWNMEGNKLVGTFTRKDNGKALTAYREIVGDELVQTYVYEGVEAKRFFKRS from the exons ATGATAAGCCAGTTTATAAATTCTCTTTGCAAAGCTCAGCTACTTCACGGAAGTCCTCCTACAGACAGAAAGATGGCATTTAATGGTGCTTGGAAAATAGACAGAAACGAAAACTATGAAAAATTCATGGAGACCATGG GTGTTAACATCATGAAAAGGAAGTTAGGAGCCCATGATAATCTGAAGATCACTATTCAACAAGACGGAAATAAATTTCTTGTCAAAGAATCAAGCAACTTCCGTACCATCGATATTGAATTCACTCTGGGAGTCAGCTTTGAATACAGTCTGGCTGATGGGACTGAACTTACT GGTTCTTGGAACATGGAAGGAAATAAACTTGTAGGAACATTTACAAGAAAAGATAATGGAAAGGCACTCACAGCGTACAGAGAAATCGTCGGCGATGAACTCGTTCAG ACCTACGTGTATGAAGGAGTTGAAGCCAAGAGATTCTTCAAAAGGTCCTAA
- the FABP2 gene encoding fatty acid-binding protein, intestinal isoform X2, translated as MAFNGAWKIDRNENYEKFMETMGVNIMKRKLGAHDNLKITIQQDGNKFLVKESSNFRTIDIEFTLGVSFEYSLADGTELTGSWNMEGNKLVGTFTRKDNGKALTAYREIVGDELVQTYVYEGVEAKRFFKRS; from the exons ATGGCATTTAATGGTGCTTGGAAAATAGACAGAAACGAAAACTATGAAAAATTCATGGAGACCATGG GTGTTAACATCATGAAAAGGAAGTTAGGAGCCCATGATAATCTGAAGATCACTATTCAACAAGACGGAAATAAATTTCTTGTCAAAGAATCAAGCAACTTCCGTACCATCGATATTGAATTCACTCTGGGAGTCAGCTTTGAATACAGTCTGGCTGATGGGACTGAACTTACT GGTTCTTGGAACATGGAAGGAAATAAACTTGTAGGAACATTTACAAGAAAAGATAATGGAAAGGCACTCACAGCGTACAGAGAAATCGTCGGCGATGAACTCGTTCAG ACCTACGTGTATGAAGGAGTTGAAGCCAAGAGATTCTTCAAAAGGTCCTAA